In Candidatus Neomarinimicrobiota bacterium, the genomic window TACAGTCCTGGCCGGTGGTGAACATCCCTGGGACTTGATTACCAGATATGATGAGCCTGTTGCCACCGGGATGTATGTTTTCACCGTTGAGGATCAGAACACCAAATCAATCCAGGTCGGAAAATTTCTGGTGATTAAATGATAAATATCTTCGTGAATAAATCATTCGACTTTGCTCAGAACAGGCTCCACGATTGTGGTGATCTGAAACGAGAAATTGCTTCGTCATTTCATTTTTCGCAAAGACGAACTGGCAAAATATTTTGACATCAATTTCACGAAATCGACGATTAGGATAGCACTAAATATTTATTTTGTTTCATTGAATAAAAAGGAGAAGCTCATGAAACGTATGTACCTAATGTCAATTTTACTGCTGTCAGTGGTTACGGCCCAGACGGTGGATTTTGACACTCAGATTCAACCTATTTTTAACGCAAGCTGTACTGGCTGCCACGGAAACAGTGCCGGGCTTGATCTAGCTACTGGCCAAAGCTACGACAACCTGGTTGATGTGGTATCAACCAATTATGCACCGGCCCTGCGAGTGGTTAGTGGTGACCCCACGCTTTCAGTGCTCTATAATAAAGTTGCCGGAAACGGAACCAATGGTCAACAAATGCCTGTTGGCGGTAGTTTGACACCCGATCAGATCGCCTTGATCGGAACCTGGATCACTGAACTGGGTGCTGTCATCCCCATAACGATCGCCGAAGCTCGGGAAACTCCTGAAGGAGAAGTTGTCACCATCGAGGGAATTGTCACCAGTGGTAACTTTGGAACCGCCGGTAGTAGAACTGAATATACAGTCCAGGATCCTACAGCTGCTCTTGTCGTTTATGCTTATGGATTTGATGCTGGGTTATTGGTTGGTGACGCGGTTACCATCACCGGTGAACTGGATTCCTATAACGGAAAATTTGAGATCGTACCAGCCAGCCCAACTGATGTTGTTGTTGAAACCAGCGGTAATGACCTGCCTGCTTTTCAGGTCTTGACCATTGCTGAGATCCTGGCTGACGGAGAAGCTTATGAAGCGGAACTGGTCCGGGTAGACAGTGCGACAATTATAGGTGGAGATGCCTGGCCAACCTCAGGAAACAACGCGAACATGACCATCTCTGATCCTTCAGGTGAAACCATGACCATGCGTATTGACAAAGACACCGATGTTGATGAAAACGATCAGATCATGGGTTACTTTAATCTTCAATCCATCATCGGACAATACGACAGTACTGATCCCTACGATGAGGGCTATCAGGTTTTTCCCCGATTTTATACTGACTTTGAACAGATTGGTGATCCCACACCTCAGATCACAGATATCAGCCAGGATCCTGCCAGTCCGACTCCCACAGATGATGTAACGATCTCTGCCGTCATTGTTGATAATAGCAGCGTGGCTTCTGCATCGTTGAACTATACGGTGAACGCCGGTGTTGAAATGGTAGTTGTCATGATACCTGGCGAAAATGATAGTTATGCTGGTGTGATCCCGGCTCAGGTAGCCAACGCGGTTGTGATCTATACGATCAGTGCTACTGATGATCTGGGTGGTGTGAGTACTTCAAATGAGATGACCTATCTGGTTTATGGTGGAGATATCACACCCATTGCCTCACTACAGGATGGCACGGTACCAAGCGGCACAAGTGTTACCATTGAGGGTATTGTTACCGCTGAGCCCTATGCCTTCTATCCTGAAGATGATCTGCACTACTTTTATATTCAGGATGCCCAGGCTGCCTATTCCGGTATCATGGTCTACGACGTTGGTCGTGCCGTGGTCGAAGGTGATGAAATTCGCCTGACCGGTACGGTCACCGAGTATTATGATCTGACTGAGATGGTTGATGTCACTGAGTTTGAAATCCTGAGTTCCGGAAATATTGTAGAACCGCTGGTGGTTACTTTGCAAGCCGACATGGAGCCTTATGAAGGTTGCTTGATCGAGATCCAGGGTGTGGCTGTCTCTAATCCTGATCTTGGTTATGGTGAGTGGAGCGTTACCGACGGCACCAACGAACTGGTCCTTGATGATAAAGCGGACTATTTTTACACACCTGTTCAGGATGAAGCATTGGCTTCTGTAGTCGGCGTATTGGACTACTCCTGGGGTGCCTTTAAACTGCTGCCACGTCTGGCTCGTGACATTCAGACAAATGATGGCCTAACCCGGATCCAGGCTATTCAGCAGGTTAATTATTCTGATATTATGCCGCATTATGATGCTTTGGACAGCAGCATCTATTTTGCTGACACCTCCTACTATCACGAGGGCTGGACCGATACAACCATCGTTACTGTTCAAGGTATTGTAACGATGCCAACAGGTCTGTCCTATGCCGGCAATGGCATCAAATTCATCCTGCAGGATGTAAACGGAGGCCCCTGGTCATCCATTTTGAGCTATCACCCTGATTCTTCAGCCTTTCCTGTATTGTTTGAGGGAGACATGATCGAGATATCCGGGCGTATCATGGAGTTCACCACTCCTGGTAGTGCCGGTTCTTCAGCCATGACTGAGCTTTGGATTACTCAGGAGATCGAATTGATCAACTTTGATGTTCCGGTTCCTGAAGTACCTGTTGTGGCTACTGGTGACCTGCGTTGGCCCACAACAGCCGAGCAGTGGGGTAATGTGATGGTTAAGGTAGTAGATGCCACCATTGTTGAACTTAACCCGACTGGTTTTGATATCATGGCGTTGGATGACGGTAGTGGAATTGTCTATGTGGATGATGATTCAGATAGTCTTGGTACCTATATCCTGCCACCAGCAGGTTCAGTATTTGATGAAGTTCGGGGTTGGATCTACCATCACTATGGTTCCTATGAGGACTCCACTACTTACAAGCTGGTTCCCCTCTATGAAAGTGATCTGGTTCTGAATACAGATGCCATCGATAATCTGGTTGTCCCTGAAGGGTATGCTCTGGGGAATTATCCCAACCCCTTCAACCCCAGCACAAACATTGCTTTCAGTATCCCTGAAGCTCAAACCGTGCGTCTGATCATTTACAATCAACGGGGACAACATGTGGTCACCCTCATGAATCGACCCTTACAATCAGGTGATTATGAAGTGACCTGGCAGGGTCTTAATGCTGCTGGCAAGCCCGTTTCATCCGGCCTGTACTTCTACCGAATGATAGCTGGTACCGAGCAGTTAGTCGGCAAGATGACCTATTTGAAGTAAACCAAGATCCTGTAATTCCTGCCCGAGCTTTGCCTTGGGCAGGAGTAGCAGGCTTTTATAACTAACATATTGCACTCTTAAAACGAATGACTCCAAGATGAAATCACGGACACCGTTGGGAACAGCCCTTTGGATTTTATTGGTATTACTGCTGGTTGTGGCCTGTGATTCTCTGAAAAATCCCTTTCTCGAGGAATTACCATCTGAGGGGTTGACCAATCAACCGCCTGAGACTCATATTTTTATCACCTTTGATCCGGAGTTGATGGATACGATCATCACGGAGGGTGACACGCTGATCACGCTGCACCTGGCGGATACATCCACCAGTCAGCAGGTTCTTTTCTGGTGGGGCGAAGACCCTGATGGCGAAGTCGTGGCCTATCATTATCGCTGGAGCTACCAGGATGACTGGACCCGGACTACTGCTGAAACAGACACCTTTTTTCTCCCGTTACAAGTTGCCTATGATGAATATCTGTTCGAGGTCAAAGCAGAAGACAATAGTGGCGATCTGGATCCCTCACCGGCCATTTTGAGGACGCCTGTTGTCAATTCGGCTCCCCAGATCGAATTCAGCCAGAACAGCAATCCCACTGCGGGTAATAATCCTGATGTAACCCATGTCACCTTTCCAACGCGAACCTTTGCCTGGTCTGTCTCAGATCTTGATGGACTTGAAACCATTAATCACATCCGCTATAAACTGGATTCCACCAGTACCTGGCATTATCTGGATCGGGATATTTCTTCCATCACATTGACAGGGATCGCGCCCGGATTACATACCTTTTATGTTCAGGCTATCGATACTGCCGGTTTTGAAAGCAATTTACTACAATTCCCCGACTCCAGTGATACTCACTCACCTAACGGCTGGCAAGTGATCGAGCCCGTGGGCGATATCCTGCTCATTGATGATTTCAAATTGGATAACGGCTCCGTTCATGGTTTCTATACTGAAATCCTTGACTCCCTCGCCGGGTTAGATAACTACTCAACTTTCACCATCGGTTATGACGAAAAAGCCCTTCCAGGCACAAACGCTGACCAGATCGCCATGTTCAATTACTTCAAGACAGTGGTCTGGTATCACTACTCTGAAGCCCCAAATCTGCCTGCTGCAGACGGAGCACTGAGAACCTATATTGAAACCGGAGGCAATGTATTTGTGTCCAGTATTTTCATCAATACGGACTATACATTTACCAGTATTGACTCAAATTGGATCATCGATCCTACTGGCCGGATGTTACCTGGCTTACAGATCAATCTTGTGGATCCTACGGTAACTGACTCCTTGGTTTTTATCCCGGAACTCACTCTGGAAACCTCAGTCCTGATCTCCAAACGGGTCAGCGCTTATTATCCAACGACATTTTTTGAGGGTGAGGTCAGTCAAGACCTGTTTATTTTGGACGAGCCGCGTAACAGTAACGAAAACTGGACTGGTCAACCCCCTATTGCTCAGCTATTCCAACCGGCATCGGGGAGTGGTCGATCCATCTTTTTCAGCTTACCGCTCCATAAGTGCAATGCCAATAATAATATTATCCAGGTAATGGACTATCTCCTCTTTGAGGTTTTTGAATGACCAAACAGGTGTTGACCTTTTTGCTGCTGTTTGCTTTAGTGGTTTCTGTGGAGGCTCAGGGTACCTGTGTCATTGAGGGTCAAGTCAATGATCCAATAGCCGGGATGGCCATGCCAGGTGTTAATGTTATTGTGAAAGGAACCTATTACGGTGGCGCTACGGATCTGGAGGGTCGCTTTCGTTTGACAGGGATGTCACCAGGCACCTACGATCTGGAATTTACCATGATCGGCTATAAAGTTGTGCTCAGAACTGGCATCGCGGTTACCATCGCCGAACCGGCCTACATTGAGATCGATCTGGAAGAAACCACCCTGGCTCTGGGTCAGGAAATCGTCGTTGAGGGAGATCGTCCTTTATTCGAGGTCGACCAGACTGCTTCCAGTGTGCGACTTACCGGGGATGATCTCAAATTAAGCATCGTTGATAATGTGGCAGATATTCTGGCTGAGCAGGCTGGGATCACCTCTCAGGATAATGAGATCCACGTCCGGGGCGGTCGGGTAGATGAATCCATGTTCATCGTGGATGGCATGTCTGTAAAGGATCCTCTCTCCGGGTACTCCAATAATCTGTATGTGAATGTAGATGCCATCGAAGAACTTGAGGTGATAACGGGTGGTTTTAATGCTGAATACGGTCAAGCCATGTCCGGCATCATTAATATCAGGATCAAGGAGGGTTCCCAGAATTACCACGGAACTCTAGCCTACTCCAGTGACAATTTCGGTCTGACCGAACTGCCCTGGGATAGTTTTAACAAAGATCGCCTGGAATTCACTTTAAGTGGTCCGGATCCCCTCTCCAGCATATTGAAGCGTATTGGTCTTAAAATTCCGGGGAAATTTAGTTTCTTTGCCAACGGTTACATGCATCTGTATGACTCCTACCTGCCCCAGGCTGATAAGCTGGTGGCCGCCCAGGAGTGGATGAAACCGCTTACTATTCGGGAAGAAAATGATTGGCATGCCCTTTATAAATTGACCTGGCGCATAAACAATCAGCAAAAGCTCAGTGTATCGTATGACCGTTCTTTGAATATCAACCAGGGCTATTTCATGTCTCGTTTCCAGGGTCGGAGTGGGTTCCCTTATGCTTATAAGGAACTGTTGAACAACTATAATACGCTGACCAAGGAATCCATTCTCACCACCTTACTCTATACCCATACTCTTTCACCAAAACTTTTTTATGAGATCACCATGGGTCGCTTCTTCACCAATCTGCATTCTGCTGTGCAGGGTCAGCATTGGACCGAATATGAGCAAACTGCGGATATCGAACCGATCAATTATTATCAGACCGGTATTGATGGGCGGATCGATATTGCTTATGGCGATGAGTTCTGGGACCATGGAGATGCACCGGATTGGTATGATTACTATTCTGATAATCTTTCCGTGGATCTGGATGTGAATTATCAACCATCGCAGCGTCACAGCTTTAAAACCGGGTTTGATCACAAACGATCAGAGCTCCAGGTCATCGATATTGATTCACCTTGGTTGGGAGAGTCAGGATTTGGTCGGAACTATGACTTTTTTAACGTAGCCACGGATTACGGATCGATCTATTTCCAAGACCGGATCACCTTTGACGGAATGATTGCCAATCTGGGTTTACGCTATGACTATTGGTTTCCCGGTCAGTATCTGGAAGATGCAGTAGCAGACAGCAGTGTCCTGACCATCACTGATGCCGCTCGAGCCAAATTCTATGATGAAACTTTTCAACTATTGGGTAACGGTCCCAGAGGCAAGGGACACCTGAGTCCCCGTCTGGGCATATCTCACCCCGTCACTGATTCTGATGTGTTGTATTTCAACTACGGTCATTTTTCACAGCTCCCAACCTTCAATTATGTTTATGCCAAGTTACGTGCTTCAGCTGAAGCCACTTACCAGTTATTCGGGAATCCGAATTTGAAACCCAAGACCACGGTGGCTTATGAGATCGGGATCAAACACAAGTTTGATGCCAATCAAGTATTGGAAGTGAAGGCTTTCTACAAGGATATGTTCGATTATGAGACCAGCCAGCGGGTGACCCTGTTTAATCCGCGTTATGGTCATTTATCATATCTGATATTCATCAATGCGGACTATGCCCGTTCCCGAGGGATCGAAGTAAAATTTAAACGTCGCTTTGCTAAATTCTTTTCAGCTGATGCCAACTTGAGTTACAGCATCACGACAGGTAAAAGTTCTACACCGCTTGATAATCTACTGGTGGAGGCAGGGCGGCTGGATGAAAAGCCTCTCGGTGAGAATTTTCTGCGCTGGGATCAACCGATCAGCCTGTTTACCAATCTTCATTTCAATCTGGGTCGCAAAGACGATGTGAGGCTCTTTGGATTCAGATTACCCCGTGATTGGGGTGTTTCCGCCCGGATCGAATATGAGAGTGGCCGACGCTACACGGCCATGCAAAATATCACTCTGCGTGAAGTGGACGGTCAGTTCTACTATGAGGGCACTCCCCAGAGCGACAAGCCCTATACCCTGTTGGCCGATCCGATTACCACGGTAGATCTAAAATTTAATAAGTTCTTCAAGATGGCTGCATTGGACTGGAAAGCCTATTGCACCATTGAGAATTTGTTCAATGTAAAACGTCCCCGGATGATTAATTCATTTACCGGTAAGCCCTATGACCCGGGCGAAATCTTCTCGTATGGATATGCTAACAGTCCTGACCCTAATTATAATCCCGGCCGCTATTACACCCCACGAACTGTCGACCTTGGTTTGAGTGTGAGGTTCTGATGTCCAGCGTCCTTCAGTTACATGGCTTCGCAAAAGTCTGGTTTCGACAACTCCTGGTTGCGGGTTTATTTTTAATCTTGAACGTGCAATTCGTTACCGCCCAGAATAATCTTTTTCCGCGTTTGGGGGGACAACGGGTCGGTACTTCAGCCTTCTCCTTCTTAAAGATTGATATCGGTGCTCGAGCACATGGCCTGTCCGGGGCATACACCGCTATTGCGGACGATGCCACCAGCTTGTTCTGGAATCCGGCGGGAGCAGCTCAGATCACTCAGACGGTGGGTATCACAGTGGATCAAAGTCGCTGGATCGCTGATTTCCAACTAAGCAGTTTTGCCGGGGTTTGGAAATTTGGCGGTATTCATCATCTGGGATTAAGCGCCTTAGCCCTCCATGCACCACCCACAGAGATCACCACTGAATACCACCCTGATGGAACCGGTGAATATTTCAATTATGGTGATATGCTGCTGGGGGTGACCTATGCCCTACGCATGACCGATCGGTTTTCATTTGGATTAACAACCAAACTGGTGGAAGAGCAACTGGCAGAGCTATCCATGCGCAGCATTTTATTGGATCTGGGTACTTTTTATCGCACGGGTTATCAGGATCTTCGGTTTGCGGTGGCGCTGTTAAACTTTGGCAGCCCGGCCCGACCTGGTGGGGTTTACCTCAATAGTGATAGTCTGGAAATCGAATACGAAGCCTTTGCACCGCCCACTATTTTCCGACTGGGGATCGCCCATGAATGGCTCCAATCCAAAGGTCAGGAATTAACAACTTCCATCCAGTTGAATCATCCCGTGGACAATGCTGAGAGCATCACTTTTGGGGTGGAATATGGTTTGGGAAGCCTGCTCTATCTCCGTGGTGGCAATACCTTTGGAAATGAGACGCGCTCCTGGTCAGCCGGGATCGGTTTACGATGGTCCGGGTTCTCCTTTGATTATTCTTACGCTGATATGGCAGATTTGAATCGCTCGGAGCATCTAAGCCTGGGATGGTCATTCTGATGTTGACAGCAACTGAAAGAACTGTTTCTCGCAGAGACGAAGAGTGTCATATTGAGTCCACCGAAATGATTCCGAGCTTATTTTGTAATTTCTTCAAGATCAGCATTCGCGCCCACGTTATACTTGCCATACTATTTTTGGTTGGTTGTGGGGTAAAGGTTGAGCTACCTACTGCAATCCAGACTGACACTCCCATTTCCGGCGCCAATGATACGACCTACATTCGGATCAGCCCTGATTGGGATGCCAGTAATGGTTATGTGTTCTCCAGCCCCTGGGATGTGATCGTCGGGGCGGATGGTTATCTTTTTGTGGCGGATCACGACCATTCAAATATCCATGTGATCAGTGCTGCCGGGTCAGAGGTTCTGATCGATGCATTTGGAAATGACTTTACAGCGCTCACAAATATGACAGATCCTGCAGGTGCTTTTATTACACCGATGGCCATCGCTCAGGATGATAGACTCAACTTGTTTGTCGCTGATAGCAGTAATCGCCTGGTGGTCTGGAATCAATATTTGAACAATGTGGGTGTTGATTCCATAGCTGTATCGATCCAGATGCGTTCTCCAATGGCAGAGATGTTATGGGTCGCTGACTATGATTCAATCGGAACACTTCAAGCTGAGGGCTGGACCATTAATGATGTTGAGTGGTCTGATCAGGGTCTGGAACAATGGTTGGCTCCTCGATTATTCTGGGATGCCGGTGACAGCCTTGAGGCACACCAGATCGAGCGGTATTACATCGATCCTGACTCTGTTCGGGTCACTGGTGTAAGCAGTAATGGGGATCTGTGTCTGGTCGCCGACGCCTACTCCAATTCTATTCTGGGTTTGACTTATGTGCCAGCGGCATTATTAATGACTGGTACCGGTGATGAGGTTCTGGTCTATCGCGGTACAATGACCGAACGCACCGTATCAACTGGCACCGGTAACGGTACTGTAAATGACCCCCGCGGCATGACCCATGATAAGAGTGGGGCACTTTACTACGCGCAATGGGGTGAAAATTTCAGTGTTCATAAAGTGGGTGGTAACAGTGGGTTTGAGTATGGTGTTGATGACATCATGGAGATCGAGCGTTATGATCATGCCTCTGACGTTTGTCTGGATCAGCTCGGTAATATTTACGTAGCTGATACGGGTCATGATCTGGTTCAGCAATTCTCTTCAAGCGGTGGTTTTATGTTTAATATTGGGGTCAGCCGAGTATTTGTTGATTCCACCATCATGGATTCGATCCTGATCGGTTCTGAATATCAGGTGGTAGAACGAGACACTACATTTCAGGTTGAAGTGGCGGATATCCTACAGGCTCCCCGCAGTGTTGCAATTGATGCCACGGGAATCGTCTATATAGCAGACACCCAAAATGACCGGATCATGCGTTATCGTCTTTCAACGGAATTCGATTACGACACCGACAATTGAAATTGCTTTGGGGGCACCGCGAAAATGGAGAACACCCAAATGAAAATCAACCCGAATTTAGGCCCTAAATCTCTGTTGTTCACCCTGCTTCTGTTCCTTTGCCCCCTGCTGATAATAGCAGATGTGAGCATTTATGACATTCAGTTTACCACCGTTGCTGATGATGGTACTTACCCCTCACTGTTTGATGGACAGACCGTGACAACCGGTGGTATTGTAACCGCTACTGATTATGGCAATGGGCGTTACTTTATTTCCAGTAGCGCAGGGGGAGCCTGGAACGGCATTTTTATTTATGATAATGATCACAACCCGGTTTTGGGTGATAGTATTCATATCCAGGGGCTGGTTTATGAATATTATGGAATCACCGAGTTAAAGAATCTTACCAGTTACGAGACTATCAGTTCCGGCAATCCAATACCTGCACCAGTTCATATTTCCACCCATGATCTGGCGACCGAGGAAGCCTATGAATCTGTCCTGGTTGAAATTACCGACGTTGGTGTTACAGAAGCTTTTGACGGTTATGATGAGTGGCGAGTAAATGATGGTAGCGGTGACTGCATTATCAGTAACGGGATCTATAATTTTGCAGATGAAAATATTGAATTGATGACCGCCTATCCCTTTTCGTCAATCATTGGTGTGGTTTTTTATTCCTGGGGAGAGTTCAGGTTACATCCTCGCGGACTGGCTGATTTGCAATCTCAAGCGGGCGCTTTTATTGTCTCCGCAGGCAGTACCACTGTGAGTGATGTTGCTGAGTTTCAGTTGCCGATTCAGGTGGCTTTGATTGGCACTACTACTGAAATTTTGAGCTTTAATATTGCGCTCAGTTATAATCCCGCTGTGGTTCAGTATACCGGCCTTGCTCAGGAAGGCACGTTGACAGAGAATGGACTGATCACTGATAACTCAACTCCAGGATCGATTGATCTGGTGTTTTCTGGACAGTTTGGTCTGCCTGATATGGGTACTTTGCTAAACCTGCGTTTCATACCAAATGCCACAGGGGTAACACCGCTAAACTTTACTTCTGCCAGTGTAAATGGAAATGCCGTTCCCTATATTTCTGATGGTGAGATCAGCATCTTGATCTCGAATGAACCCATCGGGGATACTTTGACTGTCATTCAGCGCCCCCTTCAAAATATTCCAGCCATTGTGACTCCCGGGGATATCCTGGAGGTGATCTGTCTGGCACCTGAGTCAACCATTGAATGGTCAGCTGAATTACAATACAACTCTGTGTCAGTTGCCCTGGGACTGATATCCGTCAGTTATGACACAGCTCTAAATCGTTGGTTTCTGGAATTTTTGATCCCGGAACCAGACTATTTTGAGCTTTATGATCTGCAGGTTACGGCAAGCGGTCTGGATGACATTACTCAAAACAGTGTGCAACTGATCCGGGAAATAAAAACCGAATACAACTTTATTCATATCACTGATACGCATCTAGCGACCCATTATTTCTATGAAAACCCTGAGTCAGTTGGGGATACATCGGAGATGGTGGATCTACGGGAGGTAATCAACGATATCAATCTCATAAATCCCGAATTCGTACTCTTGACTGGAGATCTGATCAACGAGGGTGAACTGGAAGATTTTGAAACTCGTCGTAATTTTACAAAAGCACAGCGTCTGTTGGCAGAACTGGATGTGCCGCTTTATCTGGTATCGGGCAATCACGATCTGGGTGGCTGGGACGCCACACCGCCTCCGCAAGGTACATCGCGCTGGAACTGGTGGCGCTTTTTTGGCTGGCATTGGCTGAGCAACCCACCGGAAGCGGATCTGGATTACACTCAGGACTACAGTTTTGATTATGGTTCCGTTCATTTTATTGGGATGGAAGCTTACATCAATTATGATGGATACAGCTGGGATATTTATGGTGGGGAAAGTTTTATTCCCACTCAGCTGCAATGGTTGAATGCTGATCTGGCTGCTGCATCTGCTAGTCAAACCAAAGTCATGTTCTACCACTATGATTTTTCAGATGATCTGGACCTGTCTGCTTTGGGAGTAGACATGGCCTTGTGGGGACATACCCATCAAAACTCCGGTGACATTATGCAGCATCCCTACAATCTTTCAACTGCGGCGGTTTGTGATGATAATCGCAGTTACCGGGTGATCAGGGTGGCAGATGGTAACGTTCAGGCCGAAGAAACTGTTTATGCGACATGGCCTCAGTCACAAAGCCTTTCAGTAGCATACGATCAAGCTAATGATGGAGGAGCTGATACTGTTTCGGCAGTCATCATCAATAATCATGATCTGGAATTTGAACAAGCCCGGGTCAAGTTCAATATGCCTGCGGGCGAACATTGGTATTCCGTTGAGAATGGCTCTCTGGAACAGGTTATTCATCTTGAGGCAGTAGATATCTGCACTGTATCCCTTGATCTGGCCGCTCATGCACAGGTCACCGTCACGATAACCGCAGATCCGGATCTGGTGAACGTGGATCCCACCTTACCAAAGTATTGGGTCCTGCACCAGAACTACCCGAACCCGTTCAATCCCCTGACAAGAATCCGGTTTGAAATGCCTCTGGCAGCACCAGTGCGGGTGTCTATTTATAATCTGAATGGAGGACTGGTCAGAGTATTGATGGATGGTCCCTTACAGGCTGGACAGCATTCATATAGCTGGGATGGACTTGGGATAGACGGTTCAGTGGTGGATAGTGGGATTTACTTCTACAGAGTGGAATCCGGGGATTTTGCGAATACCCGGAAAATGACATTGCTGAGATAAGTATTTATAGTACCAAATGAAGTTTGCCGCACCAATTATTATCGTTCTGATTTTGATCACTATTATTGGTGTGATGTTTATTGCACTGGGTAATCTACAGCAGATGACTGTGGTATATGAAGGGAATACGACCAAACGGCCCATCGAGATGGCTCTGAGTCAGTTTCAGGATAGCGAATGTGGGATGGTTATTGATGATCTGGCATTTGCCTCACAGGTTGTTGCTCCCAATGGAAAAACCTGGTTCTTTCATGATCATGGTGGTATGGCAGCCTGGCTCAAGACAAAACCCTTTCAAGATGAAGCAGTGATCTGGGTGCATGCTCTGGACAATGGTGATTGGATCGATGGTCGGCAGGCCTGGTATAGTCGTACTGATGAAACACCCATGCTATATGGATTTGGAGCTTATCAAACCAATCGACCAGGTCT contains:
- a CDS encoding FlgD immunoglobulin-like domain containing protein, which codes for MKRMYLMSILLLSVVTAQTVDFDTQIQPIFNASCTGCHGNSAGLDLATGQSYDNLVDVVSTNYAPALRVVSGDPTLSVLYNKVAGNGTNGQQMPVGGSLTPDQIALIGTWITELGAVIPITIAEARETPEGEVVTIEGIVTSGNFGTAGSRTEYTVQDPTAALVVYAYGFDAGLLVGDAVTITGELDSYNGKFEIVPASPTDVVVETSGNDLPAFQVLTIAEILADGEAYEAELVRVDSATIIGGDAWPTSGNNANMTISDPSGETMTMRIDKDTDVDENDQIMGYFNLQSIIGQYDSTDPYDEGYQVFPRFYTDFEQIGDPTPQITDISQDPASPTPTDDVTISAVIVDNSSVASASLNYTVNAGVEMVVVMIPGENDSYAGVIPAQVANAVVIYTISATDDLGGVSTSNEMTYLVYGGDITPIASLQDGTVPSGTSVTIEGIVTAEPYAFYPEDDLHYFYIQDAQAAYSGIMVYDVGRAVVEGDEIRLTGTVTEYYDLTEMVDVTEFEILSSGNIVEPLVVTLQADMEPYEGCLIEIQGVAVSNPDLGYGEWSVTDGTNELVLDDKADYFYTPVQDEALASVVGVLDYSWGAFKLLPRLARDIQTNDGLTRIQAIQQVNYSDIMPHYDALDSSIYFADTSYYHEGWTDTTIVTVQGIVTMPTGLSYAGNGIKFILQDVNGGPWSSILSYHPDSSAFPVLFEGDMIEISGRIMEFTTPGSAGSSAMTELWITQEIELINFDVPVPEVPVVATGDLRWPTTAEQWGNVMVKVVDATIVELNPTGFDIMALDDGSGIVYVDDDSDSLGTYILPPAGSVFDEVRGWIYHHYGSYEDSTTYKLVPLYESDLVLNTDAIDNLVVPEGYALGNYPNPFNPSTNIAFSIPEAQTVRLIIYNQRGQHVVTLMNRPLQSGDYEVTWQGLNAAGKPVSSGLYFYRMIAGTEQLVGKMTYLK
- a CDS encoding TonB-dependent receptor, whose product is MTKQVLTFLLLFALVVSVEAQGTCVIEGQVNDPIAGMAMPGVNVIVKGTYYGGATDLEGRFRLTGMSPGTYDLEFTMIGYKVVLRTGIAVTIAEPAYIEIDLEETTLALGQEIVVEGDRPLFEVDQTASSVRLTGDDLKLSIVDNVADILAEQAGITSQDNEIHVRGGRVDESMFIVDGMSVKDPLSGYSNNLYVNVDAIEELEVITGGFNAEYGQAMSGIINIRIKEGSQNYHGTLAYSSDNFGLTELPWDSFNKDRLEFTLSGPDPLSSILKRIGLKIPGKFSFFANGYMHLYDSYLPQADKLVAAQEWMKPLTIREENDWHALYKLTWRINNQQKLSVSYDRSLNINQGYFMSRFQGRSGFPYAYKELLNNYNTLTKESILTTLLYTHTLSPKLFYEITMGRFFTNLHSAVQGQHWTEYEQTADIEPINYYQTGIDGRIDIAYGDEFWDHGDAPDWYDYYSDNLSVDLDVNYQPSQRHSFKTGFDHKRSELQVIDIDSPWLGESGFGRNYDFFNVATDYGSIYFQDRITFDGMIANLGLRYDYWFPGQYLEDAVADSSVLTITDAARAKFYDETFQLLGNGPRGKGHLSPRLGISHPVTDSDVLYFNYGHFSQLPTFNYVYAKLRASAEATYQLFGNPNLKPKTTVAYEIGIKHKFDANQVLEVKAFYKDMFDYETSQRVTLFNPRYGHLSYLIFINADYARSRGIEVKFKRRFAKFFSADANLSYSITTGKSSTPLDNLLVEAGRLDEKPLGENFLRWDQPISLFTNLHFNLGRKDDVRLFGFRLPRDWGVSARIEYESGRRYTAMQNITLREVDGQFYYEGTPQSDKPYTLLADPITTVDLKFNKFFKMAALDWKAYCTIENLFNVKRPRMINSFTGKPYDPGEIFSYGYANSPDPNYNPGRYYTPRTVDLGLSVRF
- a CDS encoding PorV/PorQ family protein — translated: MSSVLQLHGFAKVWFRQLLVAGLFLILNVQFVTAQNNLFPRLGGQRVGTSAFSFLKIDIGARAHGLSGAYTAIADDATSLFWNPAGAAQITQTVGITVDQSRWIADFQLSSFAGVWKFGGIHHLGLSALALHAPPTEITTEYHPDGTGEYFNYGDMLLGVTYALRMTDRFSFGLTTKLVEEQLAELSMRSILLDLGTFYRTGYQDLRFAVALLNFGSPARPGGVYLNSDSLEIEYEAFAPPTIFRLGIAHEWLQSKGQELTTSIQLNHPVDNAESITFGVEYGLGSLLYLRGGNTFGNETRSWSAGIGLRWSGFSFDYSYADMADLNRSEHLSLGWSF